Proteins encoded in a region of the Mycobacteriales bacterium genome:
- a CDS encoding putative Ig domain-containing protein produces the protein MPFFLLTPAGDGGKGGDGGDGGNGGDGGAAGSAAGGAIDVDSATAVVTATVTTAGDHATAGGLGAPGAGGSGGEGGAGGEASPYSWSAFDLPPGLSIDTRSGVISGAPTAAGAYKAVHVAKVVTAARRRS, from the coding sequence GTGCCCTTTTTCTTGTTGACCCCGGCCGGCGACGGAGGCAAGGGCGGAGACGGTGGGGATGGCGGCAACGGTGGCGACGGCGGAGCCGCAGGAAGCGCCGCCGGTGGCGCCATCGACGTCGACAGCGCGACCGCGGTCGTCACCGCCACGGTCACGACGGCGGGCGACCATGCGACCGCCGGCGGGCTCGGCGCACCTGGCGCCGGCGGCAGCGGCGGCGAAGGCGGAGCCGGCGGCGAGGCGTCGCCATACTCGTGGTCGGCTTTCGACCTGCCGCCCGGCCTCTCGATCGACACGAGAAGCGGCGTGATCTCCGGTGCGCCGACCGCGGCCGGCGCGTACAAAGCCGTACACGTGGCGAAGGTGGTGACGGCGGCGCGACGTCGGAGCTGA